A window of the Microcoleus sp. bin38.metabat.b11b12b14.051 genome harbors these coding sequences:
- a CDS encoding polysaccharide deacetylase family protein — MKRLLRRRKNLIVAFLAAAGSFLLGVMLPMNLRATQPAAPIQPQVLAVSSPEPKLISNVSGIQGAIAHRVEVSQKALAQQQETRFQSGLPSQFKGTMLRQAKLDEQHKAIALTFDDGPWPTTTTQILDILKKNNIKATFFWVGRYLQTYPELGKQVASAGHALGNHTWNHQYIKYNEEGAAREIDRTSALIEELTGVKTSMFRPPGGILNNGLAAYAQKKNYAVIMWSADSLDWRAATQSLMDNVMRQANSGGIVLMHDGGGNRSRTVQALPDIIARFKKEGYQFVTVPELLQRQEQELKHQETAQK, encoded by the coding sequence ATGAAACGGCTCTTGAGGCGGCGAAAAAATTTAATCGTTGCTTTTCTGGCCGCCGCAGGCAGTTTTTTACTGGGTGTGATGTTGCCGATGAACTTGCGCGCAACTCAACCAGCGGCACCCATCCAGCCGCAAGTCTTGGCCGTATCGTCGCCAGAACCAAAACTGATATCTAATGTTAGTGGAATCCAAGGGGCGATCGCCCATCGAGTTGAAGTTTCGCAAAAGGCCCTAGCTCAACAGCAGGAAACCCGCTTTCAATCTGGGCTGCCATCCCAGTTTAAAGGTACCATGCTGCGTCAGGCAAAACTGGATGAGCAGCACAAGGCGATCGCCCTGACATTTGATGACGGCCCCTGGCCGACAACAACTACACAAATCCTAGATATTCTCAAGAAAAACAATATTAAGGCTACATTCTTCTGGGTAGGAAGATACCTGCAAACTTATCCCGAACTTGGCAAACAAGTTGCGTCAGCCGGTCACGCGCTCGGCAACCACACTTGGAACCACCAATATATTAAGTATAACGAAGAAGGTGCCGCTCGCGAGATCGATCGCACCTCAGCCTTAATTGAGGAATTGACCGGAGTCAAAACGTCAATGTTCCGGCCGCCGGGAGGAATTTTAAACAATGGATTGGCAGCTTACGCCCAGAAGAAAAATTATGCAGTTATCATGTGGTCTGCTGATTCTTTAGATTGGCGGGCGGCGACGCAATCGTTGATGGACAACGTGATGCGGCAGGCAAATTCCGGAGGCATAGTGCTGATGCACGACGGCGGCGGCAATCGATCGAGAACCGTACAAGCTTTGCCCGATATAATTGCTCGATTCAAAAAAGAAGGCTACCAGTTCGTAACAGTTCCTGAGTTATTGCAGAGGCAAGAACAAGAGTTAAAACACCAGGAAACAGCACAAAAATAA
- a CDS encoding septal ring lytic transglycosylase RlpA family protein, whose amino-acid sequence MKEKFVGGLLAVLLVPVVGTASSCHAQATDALKPNSQGSKQQVIATQPSPQLNATRAEAQKVGQYQYQARADIGQDSIVKILPHELDGRQAATVYVRNIPVITFLNPSQETNTKIRSTAGTKADPSNQSKVAGSKENSPAGNIASNSTNQEPDPVWRASSLAARLNQLARNNIDPNSITVKWETGERYIIQANGEDLVNINAQNILPDTTSDFSRDALQVTNRLRRLLGNAPPLEAVAGEPQPEAPVLSLGPVQVRLSGWASWYGPGFDGNLSASGERFNQNALTAAHRHLPFGTLVMVKNLDNGRSVVVRINDRGPYVGDRLIDLSAGAANVLGMMSSGVARVEIQVIEPKQ is encoded by the coding sequence ATGAAGGAAAAATTTGTTGGTGGTTTACTCGCTGTCCTGTTAGTTCCTGTTGTAGGAACAGCATCTTCTTGTCACGCACAAGCCACAGATGCCCTGAAGCCAAACTCTCAGGGTTCCAAGCAGCAAGTAATTGCCACCCAACCGTCCCCGCAGTTAAACGCAACTCGGGCCGAAGCACAAAAAGTCGGGCAGTATCAGTATCAAGCAAGAGCTGATATTGGCCAAGACTCGATCGTCAAAATTCTGCCCCACGAGTTGGACGGGCGACAAGCAGCGACAGTCTACGTGCGAAATATTCCAGTCATCACCTTTCTGAACCCAAGTCAGGAAACCAACACTAAAATTCGATCGACAGCCGGTACCAAAGCAGATCCTAGCAATCAGTCAAAAGTAGCCGGCAGCAAAGAAAATTCCCCAGCCGGAAACATTGCCAGCAATTCCACCAACCAAGAACCAGATCCAGTGTGGCGGGCATCCAGCTTAGCAGCAAGACTCAACCAGCTAGCTCGCAACAACATCGATCCCAACAGCATTACCGTTAAGTGGGAAACAGGCGAGCGCTACATTATCCAGGCAAACGGCGAGGACTTGGTAAACATCAACGCCCAAAACATCCTCCCGGACACCACGAGCGACTTCAGCCGAGACGCCCTGCAAGTAACCAATCGCCTCCGCCGCCTCTTGGGCAACGCCCCACCCCTGGAAGCAGTCGCAGGCGAACCCCAACCAGAAGCCCCCGTGCTGTCTCTGGGCCCAGTTCAAGTGCGCCTCAGCGGCTGGGCTTCCTGGTACGGCCCCGGATTTGATGGCAACCTCAGCGCCAGTGGCGAGCGTTTTAACCAAAATGCCTTGACTGCTGCACACCGTCACTTGCCCTTTGGTACTCTAGTCATGGTGAAAAATCTTGACAACGGGCGCTCGGTAGTAGTTCGGATTAACGATCGCGGCCCTTACGTGGGCGATCGACTGATTGACTTGTCCGCCGGCGCAGCCAATGTGCTGGGCATGATGAGCAGCGGTGTTGCGAGAGTGGAAATCCAAGTAATCGAACCGAAACAATAA
- a CDS encoding bifunctional pantoate--beta-alanine ligase/(d)CMP kinase, whose protein sequence is MQLFTSIAALRCYLNSQKSAAPHVTVGLVPTMGALHAGHLSLIQRARQDNAIVLVSIFVNPLQFGPTEDFQDYPRNLDRDRLLCEQAGVDAIFAPAATEMFGNPAGDSLRDSFAARTATDKTAQTAIELSSLTQVVPPPAMTSVLCGKSRPGHFQGVATIVTKLLSLVQPTKAYFGQKDAQQLAIIRKLAVDFNLPVEIVACPIVREESGLAMSSRNQYLTTEQKQQACALYRALQQASKTFASGHRSAAAALAAARAEVATEPEVKLEYAELVDPDTLTQLQVVETAGLLAVAARVGSTRLIDNIILRNRRPIVAIDGPAGAGKSTVTREAARVLGLFYLDTGAMYRALTWLALKTNTPISDECAIAELISYSYLEYNLDPASFMLKINGEDITEAIRSLEVTSRVSEMAAIPAVRQFLVDEQRRCGIKGGIVAEGRDIGTNVFPDAELKIFLTASVQERARRRLLQLKDTDRANISLAQLEQDIALRDSKDSTRLVAPLRKADDAVEIQTDNLTVDEVIDRILGLYQERIRPQT, encoded by the coding sequence GTGCAACTGTTTACTAGCATTGCAGCACTTCGCTGCTACTTAAATTCACAAAAGTCTGCTGCACCTCATGTGACAGTCGGTTTGGTGCCGACGATGGGAGCTTTGCACGCCGGACATCTGAGCTTGATCCAGCGAGCAAGACAAGATAATGCGATCGTCCTGGTTAGCATTTTTGTCAACCCGCTGCAATTTGGGCCAACAGAAGATTTTCAAGATTATCCCCGAAATTTGGATCGAGACCGGCTGCTGTGCGAACAAGCTGGCGTTGATGCCATTTTTGCTCCCGCAGCAACAGAAATGTTTGGGAATCCAGCGGGCGATTCCCTACGGGATAGCTTCGCCGCGCGTACAGCAACCGACAAAACGGCCCAAACAGCAATTGAACTTTCATCCTTAACTCAAGTAGTACCGCCACCCGCCATGACATCGGTGTTGTGCGGCAAATCCAGGCCGGGTCATTTTCAGGGAGTCGCGACAATTGTTACCAAACTTTTGAGTTTGGTGCAGCCCACAAAAGCTTATTTCGGTCAGAAAGACGCACAGCAGCTAGCAATTATCCGCAAGCTGGCTGTTGATTTTAACTTGCCTGTAGAGATTGTTGCTTGCCCGATCGTCCGCGAAGAGTCAGGACTAGCAATGAGTTCTCGAAATCAGTATTTAACAACAGAGCAAAAACAGCAAGCCTGCGCCCTCTACCGCGCGCTGCAACAAGCCTCAAAAACTTTTGCCTCAGGCCACCGTAGCGCAGCCGCTGCACTCGCTGCCGCCCGCGCCGAAGTCGCTACAGAACCCGAAGTTAAGCTCGAATACGCCGAACTCGTCGATCCCGACACTTTGACGCAGTTGCAGGTGGTGGAAACAGCGGGACTTTTAGCCGTAGCAGCCAGAGTCGGCTCCACTCGGTTGATTGATAATATAATTCTGAGGAACCGCAGGCCAATTGTGGCGATCGACGGCCCGGCGGGTGCTGGAAAATCTACCGTAACTCGCGAAGCAGCAAGGGTTCTGGGCTTATTTTATTTGGATACAGGCGCGATGTATCGGGCGCTGACTTGGCTAGCTTTGAAGACAAACACGCCGATTTCCGACGAATGTGCGATCGCCGAATTAATCAGTTACAGCTATTTGGAATACAATCTCGATCCCGCATCTTTCATGCTGAAGATTAACGGCGAAGACATAACCGAGGCAATTCGCAGTTTGGAAGTGACATCTCGCGTCTCGGAAATGGCGGCAATCCCCGCTGTGCGCCAGTTTCTAGTAGATGAACAGCGGCGCTGCGGTATCAAAGGTGGGATTGTAGCAGAAGGCCGCGATATTGGGACTAACGTGTTTCCGGATGCAGAATTGAAGATTTTTTTGACGGCTTCGGTACAAGAGCGAGCGCGCCGGCGACTGTTACAACTTAAAGACACCGATCGGGCTAATATTAGCTTGGCCCAGTTAGAACAAGACATCGCTCTGCGGGACTCCAAGGACAGCACCCGCTTGGTGGCACCTTTACGCAAAGCTGACGACGCTGTGGAAATTCAAACAGATAATCTGACTGTTGACGAGGTGATCGATCGGATTCTCGGCTTGTATCAAGAGAGAATCCGCCCTCAAACTTAA
- a CDS encoding transposase, whose amino-acid sequence MEKSWFFQALYRVKKPNSQPIFLPSFISTVAECTDGEATAKKSRKIRIFLNADQKALLKRWFGVSRFVFNTTIKYLQEPGTKANWLAIKTGILNSLPDWAASIPFQIKSIAIKDACQAVKKAKADFKKDGQIRHCKFRSRKDTKQSVFIPKTAIKDCGIYHTILGQSKLKEALPKDFSDGRLTLAYGEYYLIVSEEVQPRQTDNQGRLVALDPGVRTFMTFISEDSYGYLGNDSNLQIQKLCFKLDKLISKMSKAPSAQKKRFKKASDRLKSRIQHMVKELHHKTAKFLVENFDVILLPSFESSEMVSKSRRKIRSKTVRQMLTLSHYQFKKHLEWKAWESGKVALTDINEAYTSKTVSWTGEIKQIGGSRVIKSADGQSMNRDLNGARGIFTGEALVDTPWLKKHLNLCVC is encoded by the coding sequence GTGGAGAAATCCTGGTTTTTTCAAGCCCTGTACAGAGTCAAGAAACCGAACTCACAGCCGATCTTCTTGCCATCCTTCATATCGACCGTTGCAGAATGCACGGACGGCGAAGCTACAGCCAAAAAATCAAGGAAGATCCGAATATTCCTAAATGCTGACCAAAAAGCTCTCTTGAAAAGATGGTTTGGTGTTTCCCGGTTTGTATTCAATACAACAATCAAATACCTACAGGAACCGGGAACCAAGGCTAATTGGCTGGCGATTAAGACAGGGATTCTCAACTCGTTACCCGACTGGGCTGCATCAATCCCATTTCAAATTAAATCAATTGCCATCAAGGATGCTTGTCAAGCTGTCAAAAAAGCCAAAGCAGATTTCAAAAAAGATGGGCAAATCCGTCATTGTAAATTCCGCAGCCGCAAAGATACAAAGCAATCTGTTTTTATCCCCAAAACTGCTATCAAAGACTGCGGAATCTACCACACAATCCTGGGTCAATCAAAGCTGAAAGAGGCATTACCCAAAGATTTCAGCGATGGACGGTTAACACTTGCCTATGGTGAGTATTACCTGATCGTTTCTGAAGAAGTGCAGCCACGTCAGACCGACAACCAAGGTCGCTTGGTTGCCTTAGATCCCGGTGTTCGCACGTTCATGACTTTTATTTCCGAGGATTCTTATGGATATCTCGGCAATGATTCCAATCTGCAAATCCAAAAACTGTGTTTTAAGCTAGACAAGCTGATCTCAAAGATGAGCAAAGCTCCTAGCGCACAGAAAAAGAGATTTAAAAAAGCGAGCGACAGATTGAAATCTCGGATTCAGCACATGGTAAAAGAGCTTCATCATAAGACCGCCAAATTCTTGGTTGAGAACTTTGATGTAATTCTATTACCATCATTTGAATCTTCGGAAATGGTCAGTAAATCACGCCGTAAGATTCGGTCTAAAACTGTGCGTCAAATGCTCACCTTGTCTCATTATCAGTTCAAGAAACACCTGGAGTGGAAAGCTTGGGAATCGGGCAAGGTAGCCCTAACCGACATTAATGAAGCTTACACATCGAAGACGGTTTCCTGGACTGGAGAAATTAAGCAGATTGGTGGCTCCCGTGTAATCAAAAGCGCGGATGGACAGTCTATGAACAGGGATCTAAATGGTGCTCGCGGGATTTTCACGGGCGAGGCATTGGTTGATACGCCTTGGTTGAAAAAACACCTCAATTTATGTGTCTGTTAG
- a CDS encoding FAD-dependent oxidoreductase, with amino-acid sequence MFDVVAIGAGMAGLICARQLRLAGYSVAVVEKSRGPGGRVATRRVQGTRADHGARYLEPQGDAVQALIDVLVDRQILKLWTDSVSEFRQGEISSIPSACYVAPAGMNAVGKYIAEGLDIWYGRRVTAISRTDSQMWRLALEVTDDNLELPQELFAKAVVVAIPAPQALMFLDSEIGFSSDFIDKLRSVEYDPCITVMAGYPAERNSDLSALNPQWKSLSFPDDSDLAWIGIDSSKRLDPPQPLFVVHSSANFADRYLEATDLNIVGQELLDRASEHLMPWLKQPEWLQVHRWRYAFCRNPLPVSCLVAEGTLPLVCAGDLCGEGQIEAALRSGVAAAGWVNSQLEDSPLSLGL; translated from the coding sequence ATGTTCGATGTTGTGGCGATCGGTGCGGGGATGGCGGGGCTGATTTGTGCTCGACAGTTGCGTCTGGCTGGCTATTCTGTGGCGGTTGTGGAGAAATCTCGCGGCCCGGGGGGACGAGTCGCTACTCGCCGCGTACAGGGCACGAGGGCCGATCATGGGGCACGCTATCTGGAGCCGCAGGGAGATGCGGTGCAGGCGTTAATTGATGTTTTGGTCGATCGCCAGATCCTGAAACTTTGGACAGATAGCGTGTCCGAATTCCGACAAGGAGAAATATCATCTATTCCTAGTGCTTGTTATGTCGCACCTGCTGGGATGAATGCTGTCGGTAAGTATATCGCAGAGGGTTTAGACATTTGGTACGGCCGCCGCGTCACAGCGATTTCTCGTACCGACAGTCAAATGTGGCGTCTTGCTCTGGAAGTTACCGACGACAATTTAGAGCTACCTCAAGAATTATTTGCTAAGGCTGTGGTGGTGGCAATTCCTGCTCCTCAAGCTTTAATGTTTTTGGATTCAGAAATAGGTTTTTCCTCTGATTTTATTGACAAATTGCGTTCGGTAGAATACGACCCTTGCATTACAGTTATGGCTGGCTATCCTGCGGAACGGAATTCGGATTTGAGCGCTCTCAATCCGCAGTGGAAATCTCTTTCTTTTCCCGATGATTCTGATTTAGCTTGGATTGGCATCGACAGCAGCAAGCGGCTCGATCCGCCACAGCCCCTGTTTGTGGTTCACAGCAGTGCTAATTTTGCCGATCGCTATTTAGAAGCTACCGATCTAAATATTGTCGGTCAAGAATTGCTCGATCGCGCTTCTGAACATTTAATGCCTTGGCTCAAGCAGCCGGAATGGTTGCAAGTTCACCGCTGGCGCTATGCTTTTTGTCGAAATCCTTTGCCTGTTTCTTGTTTGGTGGCGGAAGGAACTCTCCCGTTGGTTTGTGCGGGGGATTTGTGCGGCGAAGGTCAAATTGAAGCTGCTTTGCGATCGGGAGTTGCGGCGGCTGGTTGGGTTAATTCTCAACTGGAGGACTCGCCCCTGTCTCTAGGTTTGTAG